TGGGCCTGCTCGACGCCGACGTGTACGGGCCGAGCGTGCCGCTCATGTTCGGCGTCCCCGCGGACGAAAAGCCGCGGCTCAACGACGAGCGCCACATCGTCCCGCTCGTCCGCTACGGCGTCAAGCTCCTCTCGATGGGCTTCCTCGTCGACGACTCGAACGCCGTGATCTGGCGCGGGCCGATGGTGTCGAGCGCCGTGCGCCAGTTCCTCGGGCAGGCCGCGTGGGGCGAGCTCGACCACCTCATCATCGACCTGCCGCCGGGCACGGGCGACATCCAGCTCACGCTCGTCCAAACCGTTCCGCTGACGGGCGCCGTCGTCGTGTCCACGCCGCAACCGGTCGCTCTCGCCGACGCCCGGAAGGCCGTCAAGATGTTCGAGAACGTCCACGTTCCGGTCCTCGGCGTGGTCGAGAACATGGCATACTTCACGCCGCCGGACCTCCCGGACCGGAAGTACTACCTCTTCGGCGAGGCCGGCGCTCAGAAGCTGGCGGCGGAACTCGACGTGCCGGTCCTGGGCGAGGTCCCGATCGAGCAGGCGGCCCGCGAGGCCGGAGACAACGGGACGCCCGTCGTCCTCGCCGAGCCCGAGAGCGCGACGGCGCAGGCCTTTCGCCAGATGGCCGAGCGCGTCGTCACGGAGGTCGAGCGCCGCAACGCCGACGCGCCGCCGACGCAGCCCATTGAGATTCTGTACAAGTAGCCGGCCGAGGTAGGACTGGCGGCCCCCACTGCGTCTCATTGGCGCATCACGCCGGGCCCCTGCCCGGTGGTATCTTCCGGCTCCCCCCCGCGGACATGGCAGACGACCCGACTCTCGACCCCGCCGACCCCGCGCTCCGCCAACGGATTGAGGAGACGCTGGACGCCATCCGGCCCTACCTCATGGCCGACGGCGGCAGCGTGCGCCTTCAGGGCGTGACCGACGACATGGTCGTCGAGCTCCAGCTCCTCGGCGCCTGCGGCACGTGCCCCATGAGCATGATGACGCTCCGGGCCGGCATCGAGCAGGCCATCCGGCGCGCGGTCCCCGAGATCACGCGCGTCGAGGCCGTCGCCCCGGCTGCCGCCTAGTCCGCCTCGGTCGGTCGCTCGGCCGTGTTCGCTAACAATCGGCTGCCGCCTGGCGGCCGACCCGCGTCGACTCACCCCGACCCGATGGCCCTTGAGACTGCGGGCGCTGCCGACGAGCGCCAGCCGGAACCGCGCCGGCTCCACCACATCACGCGGATCGACATCGAGCCGTCCGAGGCCCACCCGCGCCGTCACCCGACCCACGGGTGGCAGGTCCGCGCGCGGCGCGACGGCAAGCGCCTGTCGAAGTTCTTCGCCGACGCGAAGCACGACGGCCGCGAGGGCGCGCTCGACGAGGCCCTGGCCTACCGCGACCGACTGCTCGACTCCATCCCCGACGAGCCCCAGAAGCCGCGAAAGGCCTGGAGCAACACGGGCGTCGTGGGCCTCTCGGTGCGCGAGAAGGACGAGGGCCCGACGCCGAAGCTGTACGTTCAGCTCAACTGGGTGAACGCCGACGGCAAGCGGAAGGCCGGGTCGTACTCGGTCGAGAAGTGGGGCCTCCGACGGGCGCTCTGGAACGGGTGCCTCAA
This sequence is a window from Rubrivirga marina. Protein-coding genes within it:
- a CDS encoding AP2 domain-containing protein, encoding MALETAGAADERQPEPRRLHHITRIDIEPSEAHPRRHPTHGWQVRARRDGKRLSKFFADAKHDGREGALDEALAYRDRLLDSIPDEPQKPRKAWSNTGVVGLSVREKDEGPTPKLYVQLNWVNADGKRKAGSYSVEKWGLRRALWNGCLKLYRERQAAGYPVEEPHVMFARAQEPFQDQIAEEIRTERAAERAKAERAEVEQAAVETPAARPEPRRFESRADALAHEEATMRRLEDALFS
- a CDS encoding Mrp/NBP35 family ATP-binding protein; translated protein: MAAPNDAPKPTAPRGVSQVTNFIAVASGKGGVGKSTVAANLAAALAASGAKVGLLDADVYGPSVPLMFGVPADEKPRLNDERHIVPLVRYGVKLLSMGFLVDDSNAVIWRGPMVSSAVRQFLGQAAWGELDHLIIDLPPGTGDIQLTLVQTVPLTGAVVVSTPQPVALADARKAVKMFENVHVPVLGVVENMAYFTPPDLPDRKYYLFGEAGAQKLAAELDVPVLGEVPIEQAAREAGDNGTPVVLAEPESATAQAFRQMAERVVTEVERRNADAPPTQPIEILYK
- a CDS encoding NifU family protein; translated protein: MADDPTLDPADPALRQRIEETLDAIRPYLMADGGSVRLQGVTDDMVVELQLLGACGTCPMSMMTLRAGIEQAIRRAVPEITRVEAVAPAAA